One segment of Borreliella burgdorferi B31 DNA contains the following:
- a CDS encoding ParA family protein codes for MDKKNTKIITIASIKGGVGKSTTSLMFTNILSKKNNKILLIDLDPQASSTSFYINILRKKNLSPKDINIYKVLKKEIDIENSTIKIDNNTDFIASHINLSRFNEESISLKENLLKIFLSFIQNRYDFIIMDTAPTLGSLLNNSLIISDYLIIPLPTDQWAIESLDLIINRLDDLFRKDLPIFYLITKFIERQNIDKELKKFIECEYKGKFLGSVPKRDNLRKTIFYREEFNSNEDYYKAYENILENFLSIISN; via the coding sequence TTGGATAAAAAAAACACAAAAATAATAACAATTGCATCAATAAAAGGGGGGGTGGGAAAAAGTACAACATCATTAATGTTTACAAACATACTCTCAAAAAAAAATAATAAAATATTATTAATAGATTTAGATCCACAAGCAAGTAGTACAAGTTTTTATATTAATATATTAAGAAAAAAAAACCTTAGTCCAAAAGATATCAATATATATAAAGTTCTTAAAAAAGAAATAGACATAGAAAATTCAACAATCAAAATAGATAATAATACAGATTTCATAGCAAGCCACATAAACCTGAGTAGATTTAATGAAGAAAGTATTTCATTGAAAGAAAATTTACTCAAAATTTTCTTAAGTTTTATTCAAAACAGATACGACTTTATTATAATGGATACTGCACCCACATTAGGAAGCTTGCTCAATAATAGTTTAATCATCTCAGATTACTTAATCATACCTTTGCCAACAGACCAATGGGCAATTGAAAGTTTAGACCTAATAATTAACAGGCTTGATGATCTTTTTAGAAAGGATTTGCCAATATTTTATTTAATAACCAAATTTATTGAAAGACAAAATATTGATAAAGAACTTAAAAAGTTTATTGAATGCGAATATAAAGGCAAATTTTTAGGAAGTGTTCCAAAAAGAGATAATTTACGTAAAACCATTTTTTACAGAGAAGAATTCAATTCTAATGAAGATTATTATAAAGCTTATGAAAATATACTTGAAAATTTTTTAAGCATAATTTCAAATTAG
- a CDS encoding chromosome replication/partitioning protein, which translates to MKLNKKIEIVKRIELSGNEIKKSRESRYLKLKEKLKILIKEESYNKIETARILKEINDNKYYVIDKYKSFGHFIKDYNMAKTTVYRYIKLAIGIDSGKINYELILKKGIYYAMQFLENNETIVNSKRILNRSLRLKIEDEKSLNFYKSNTNFVSFLLKELYYDNQKLLINIKNKYDNLKNKK; encoded by the coding sequence ATGAAATTAAATAAAAAAATAGAAATTGTCAAAAGAATTGAGCTTAGTGGAAATGAAATAAAAAAAAGCAGAGAATCTAGATATTTAAAATTGAAAGAAAAACTAAAAATTTTGATAAAAGAGGAATCTTACAATAAAATTGAAACAGCTAGAATTCTAAAAGAAATTAATGATAATAAGTACTATGTTATAGACAAATATAAAAGCTTTGGTCATTTTATAAAAGATTATAATATGGCAAAAACTACTGTTTATAGATATATTAAACTAGCAATAGGAATTGACAGTGGTAAAATCAATTATGAATTAATTTTAAAAAAAGGAATATATTATGCTATGCAATTTTTAGAAAATAATGAGACTATAGTTAATTCAAAAAGGATATTAAATAGATCACTTAGGCTAAAAATTGAAGACGAAAAAAGCCTTAATTTTTATAAATCAAATACAAACTTTGTAAGCTTCTTATTAAAAGAGCTATATTATGATAATCAAAAACTACTTATAAATATTAAAAATAAATATGACAATTTGAAAAATAAAAAATAA